In one window of Campylobacter sp. DNA:
- a CDS encoding CHAD domain-containing protein — translation MQTKRKFLLSDDSILRTLERAGLKCRKVKIAWFYTSFYPEIYYIRQNDECSLHHKKEDLDRQTLNFKISKDDFKEALKSRVARVVQKNRYGFASDEAEFWLELYGGELSTLVILRAKFQSEAASANFDFVKTFGSTDFCEITDDYRYKSRYLARYGIPPRSLDFAHARNVFKKFSRVKFFAPPYADSVKLARLALELAWIRACGAKSEYQKNLSPEALHELRVQTRKARALLKLSAPLFEAEKKDEILKLLAEFMSRTNQLRDLHVFAEFLKADDAPASFLQQLNLIAKRSEDKILEFLSSAEFADLNGVLSGFLSGADGIYARSEYEKISKKFASARLCKLIKSLRAELKNLKQGSSLQAFHDARIGLKRLRYALEIFARSFDEGCVRELFKRTKVACEDFGALQDISVWQNFIAIYQKASDKSGVAFAYLLALDARLNDRRAELEEKILNEKEALLRALKRSLRKIKAYE, via the coding sequence ATGCAAACTAAGCGTAAATTTTTATTGAGCGACGATTCGATTCTGCGGACGCTAGAGCGTGCGGGGCTGAAATGTCGCAAGGTAAAGATCGCTTGGTTTTATACTTCGTTCTATCCCGAAATTTACTACATCCGCCAAAACGACGAATGCTCTTTGCACCACAAAAAAGAGGATCTCGACAGACAAACTCTAAATTTTAAAATTTCAAAAGATGATTTCAAAGAGGCTTTAAAAAGCAGGGTCGCTCGCGTCGTGCAAAAGAACCGCTACGGCTTTGCCAGCGACGAAGCGGAGTTTTGGCTAGAGCTTTACGGCGGCGAGTTAAGCACGCTCGTGATTTTACGAGCAAAATTTCAAAGCGAGGCGGCAAGCGCAAATTTTGATTTTGTAAAAACCTTCGGCAGCACCGATTTTTGCGAGATCACCGACGATTATCGCTACAAAAGCCGCTATCTGGCGCGCTACGGCATACCGCCGCGATCTCTTGATTTCGCACACGCTCGCAACGTTTTTAAAAAATTTAGCCGAGTTAAATTTTTCGCGCCGCCCTATGCGGACAGCGTTAAGCTCGCGCGCTTGGCGCTTGAGCTAGCGTGGATACGGGCATGCGGCGCAAAAAGCGAGTATCAAAAGAACCTCTCCCCCGAAGCTCTTCACGAGCTGCGCGTGCAAACCCGCAAGGCAAGGGCGCTTCTAAAGCTATCCGCGCCGCTTTTCGAAGCGGAAAAAAAGGATGAAATTTTAAAACTGCTCGCAGAATTTATGAGCCGCACCAATCAGCTGCGGGACCTTCACGTTTTTGCGGAGTTTTTAAAAGCCGATGACGCGCCTGCGAGCTTTTTGCAGCAGCTAAATCTTATCGCAAAGCGCTCGGAGGATAAAATTTTAGAATTTCTTTCTAGCGCGGAATTTGCAGATTTAAACGGCGTTCTTAGCGGCTTTTTAAGTGGCGCGGACGGCATCTACGCGCGCAGCGAATATGAAAAAATTTCAAAAAAGTTCGCCTCCGCTCGCCTCTGCAAGCTGATTAAAAGCTTGCGCGCGGAGCTAAAAAATTTGAAGCAAGGCTCATCGCTGCAGGCATTTCACGACGCGCGCATAGGGCTAAAGAGACTGCGATACGCGCTTGAAATTTTTGCAAGAAGCTTTGATGAAGGCTGCGTCAGGGAGCTGTTTAAACGCACCAAGGTCGCCTGCGAGGATTTCGGCGCGCTGCAAGATATCAGCGTGTGGCAAAATTTTATCGCGATCTATCAAAAAGCAAGCGATAAAAGCGGCGTCGCGTTTGCGTATCTGCTGGCTCTGGACGCCCGCCTAAACGACCGCCGCGCCGAGCTGGAGGAAAAAATTTTAAATGAAAAAGAGGCTCTTTTGCGCGCTCTGAAAAGATCGCTACGTAAAATCAAAGCATACGAATAA
- a CDS encoding Fur family transcriptional regulator, whose amino-acid sequence MSHVELLKTCGLKATPQRLCILKVLDRHEHPSIDDLYEGIKEDYPSISLATVYKNLNTLLDEGVVVEVNAPNKKSRYDIYQMPHIHVVCEKCGNVTDLFMDDAFNKDVLKNIERKAGNFIRKLNITATVEDCEKCR is encoded by the coding sequence ATGAGCCACGTAGAACTACTCAAAACTTGCGGTTTGAAAGCAACTCCTCAAAGATTGTGCATCCTAAAGGTGCTCGATCGCCACGAACATCCAAGCATAGATGACCTATACGAGGGGATTAAGGAGGACTATCCATCTATTTCGCTAGCGACGGTTTATAAAAATTTAAACACCCTGCTCGACGAAGGGGTCGTGGTCGAGGTGAACGCGCCGAATAAAAAGAGCCGCTACGACATCTATCAGATGCCGCATATCCACGTCGTCTGCGAAAAATGCGGCAACGTCACGGATCTTTTCATGGACGATGCCTTTAATAAGGATGTTTTGAAAAACATCGAGCGCAAAGCGGGCAATTTCATCCGCAAGCTAAATATCACCGCTACGGTCGAAGACTGCGAAAAGTGTAGATAG
- the serC gene encoding 3-phosphoserine/phosphohydroxythreonine transaminase, whose protein sequence is MDRILNFSAGPSTIPLGVLKQAQEELLNYRGLGFSIMEISHRTKIFEEVLHSAMSRVRDLYGFSDDFTILFLQGGASLQFAQVPMNLYAGGVAEYANTGNWTSKAIKEAGVLGINYRVVASSEESKFDRIPEVKFSGDADYGYICSNNTIYGTQYPQLPQCGCPLVVDSSSDLFSRPVDLSSVGMFYGGIQKNGGPAGVTMVAIRKDLLDRANPKTPMILRYKTQADADSMSNTPNTFGIYMLNLMLGWIKDEIGGLAAMHERNKRKAALLYGTIDASGGFYRGHAQKTSRSLMNVSFNIADAALEPVFVAQAEAAGMIGLKGHRVLGGIRASIYNAINYEDVGKLVAFMSEFARKNG, encoded by the coding sequence ATGGATAGGATTTTAAATTTTAGCGCAGGACCTAGCACCATCCCGCTGGGCGTGCTAAAGCAGGCTCAAGAGGAGCTGCTGAATTACAGGGGGCTGGGATTTTCGATAATGGAGATCTCGCACCGCACCAAAATTTTTGAGGAGGTTTTACATAGCGCGATGAGCCGCGTGCGCGATCTCTACGGCTTTTCGGATGATTTTACGATTTTATTTTTACAAGGCGGCGCGAGCCTTCAGTTCGCGCAGGTGCCTATGAACTTATACGCGGGCGGCGTCGCAGAATACGCCAACACGGGCAACTGGACGAGCAAGGCGATCAAAGAAGCGGGCGTGCTCGGCATAAACTACCGCGTGGTCGCAAGCAGCGAGGAGAGCAAATTCGACCGCATTCCCGAGGTCAAATTCTCTGGTGACGCCGATTACGGCTACATCTGCTCGAACAACACGATCTACGGCACGCAGTATCCGCAGTTGCCGCAGTGCGGCTGTCCGCTCGTAGTCGATAGCTCGAGCGATCTGTTTTCGCGCCCCGTGGATCTTAGCAGCGTGGGGATGTTTTACGGCGGCATTCAGAAAAACGGCGGCCCCGCTGGCGTTACGATGGTGGCGATCCGCAAGGATCTGCTGGACCGCGCAAACCCCAAAACGCCGATGATCCTGCGCTACAAAACGCAGGCGGACGCGGACTCGATGAGCAACACCCCGAATACTTTCGGAATTTACATGCTAAATTTAATGCTCGGCTGGATCAAGGACGAAATCGGCGGGCTCGCGGCGATGCACGAGCGCAACAAGCGCAAAGCGGCGCTACTTTACGGCACGATCGATGCTAGCGGCGGCTTCTACCGCGGCCACGCGCAAAAAACTAGCCGTAGCCTGATGAACGTGAGCTTTAATATCGCAGACGCCGCGCTTGAGCCCGTTTTCGTCGCGCAGGCGGAGGCAGCGGGGATGATCGGGCTTAAAGGACACCGCGTTTTAGGCGGCATCCGCGCATCGATCTACAACGCGATAAACTACGAGGACGTGGGAAAACTAGTCGCTTTTATGAGCGAGTTTGCGCGCAAAAACGGCTAG
- the pheA gene encoding prephenate dehydratase: MQNIDDLRVCIDRLDDEILRLIDERMGFVKKIGELKQTAGSAIYRPERERSIISRLDGGKARNLSKEAIEAIFFEIFSVSRNLEKPQIVAFLGPFGTYSHQAAKSRFGAVSSYLPLSNIEAVFKELDSGEAKYGVVPIENNTEGAVGATLDCLRKYEGVKIVAEIYMDIHHCFASHCDDVSTVDQIFSHPQGYNQCLKFLDDHGLSGVKFTATKSTALAAQMAAATPHSAAICSKIAADLYGVPMMFQKIEDNSANRTRFFVLSDFKNQKSDRNKTSILAKTDDRPGGLVDFLQMFRNEGINLTKLESRPVKLRDFKCVFYVDFEGHIDDERVARVLQNAQKNGHEITWLGSYINGGE; the protein is encoded by the coding sequence ATGCAAAACATCGATGATCTGCGCGTTTGTATCGACAGGCTGGATGATGAAATTTTGCGCCTTATCGACGAGCGCATGGGGTTTGTCAAAAAGATCGGCGAGCTGAAGCAGACCGCTGGCAGCGCGATCTACCGCCCGGAGCGCGAGCGCTCGATCATCAGTAGGCTGGATGGCGGAAAGGCGCGAAATTTAAGCAAAGAGGCGATCGAGGCGATATTTTTTGAAATTTTTTCGGTTTCGCGAAATTTAGAAAAGCCGCAAATCGTCGCGTTTTTAGGGCCTTTCGGCACCTATTCGCACCAAGCCGCCAAGAGCCGTTTCGGCGCGGTAAGCTCCTATCTGCCGCTATCGAACATCGAGGCGGTCTTTAAGGAGCTTGATAGTGGAGAGGCCAAATACGGCGTCGTGCCGATCGAAAACAACACCGAAGGCGCGGTGGGCGCGACGCTTGATTGCTTGCGAAAATATGAGGGCGTCAAGATCGTCGCCGAAATTTATATGGATATCCACCACTGTTTTGCGAGCCACTGCGACGACGTAAGCACGGTGGATCAGATATTCTCGCATCCGCAAGGATATAATCAGTGCCTTAAATTTCTAGACGATCACGGCCTTAGCGGAGTTAAATTTACCGCGACCAAATCGACTGCGCTTGCGGCGCAGATGGCAGCCGCTACGCCGCACTCCGCCGCGATCTGCTCCAAGATCGCCGCCGATCTTTACGGCGTGCCGATGATGTTTCAAAAGATCGAGGACAACTCCGCCAATCGCACGCGCTTTTTCGTGCTGAGCGACTTTAAAAACCAAAAGAGCGACCGCAACAAAACGAGCATCCTAGCCAAAACAGACGACCGTCCGGGCGGACTCGTGGACTTTTTGCAGATGTTTCGCAACGAGGGGATAAATTTAACCAAATTAGAAAGCCGCCCTGTCAAGCTTAGGGATTTTAAATGTGTCTTTTATGTCGATTTTGAGGGACATATCGACGACGAGCGAGTGGCGCGCGTGCTGCAAAACGCGCAGAAAAACGGCCACGAAATCACATGGCTGGGAAGTTACATAAACGGAGGGGAGTGA
- the lysA gene encoding diaminopimelate decarboxylase, producing the protein MDYSSLARKYGTPLYVYDFNEIQKNFIALKEAFAARKSLVCFAIKASSNLSILKFLSDLGSGFDCVSIGELRRALYIGAKSYKIIFSGVGKQDSELEFALKSDILLINLESEAEMLRLEQIAQKLNKPVRISIRVNPNVDAKTHPYISTGLNENKFGVSIGTARKMYIYAKKSKFLNPVGIHFHIGSQLTDISPICDAAKIVSDLLRELRALEIDIKFFDVGGGIGIRYEDEKQIVLYDYAQGILRSLSGLDVTIVCEPGRFIAGAAGVFLTRVLYEKQNCGKRFVIVDGAMNDLIRPSLYGAHHAIEIVSASEGINLDEAGASEVNLSGRGSDQTSGCCADEKILGGANLAAASLCDVVGPICESGDFLAKGVSLPSLQSGDLLAIKSAGAYGFSMSSNYNTRCRAAEVAVYDGQDRLIRKRESFDDLIALEKDLV; encoded by the coding sequence ATGGATTATTCAAGCTTAGCCCGCAAATACGGCACTCCTTTATACGTTTACGATTTTAACGAGATACAAAAGAATTTTATAGCGCTCAAAGAGGCCTTCGCAGCGCGCAAGTCGCTCGTCTGCTTCGCGATTAAGGCAAGCTCTAATTTAAGCATTTTAAAATTTCTATCGGATCTGGGCAGCGGCTTTGACTGCGTCAGTATCGGCGAGTTGCGCCGCGCTCTGTATATCGGCGCAAAGAGCTATAAGATCATATTTTCAGGCGTCGGTAAGCAAGATAGCGAGCTCGAGTTTGCGCTAAAGTCGGACATCTTGCTGATAAATTTAGAAAGCGAAGCCGAGATGCTGCGCCTCGAGCAAATCGCGCAAAAGCTAAATAAGCCCGTTCGCATTAGCATCCGCGTAAATCCGAACGTTGATGCTAAGACCCACCCCTACATCTCCACGGGGCTAAATGAGAACAAATTCGGCGTTAGTATCGGGACCGCGCGCAAGATGTATATCTACGCCAAAAAGAGCAAATTTTTAAATCCCGTCGGTATCCACTTTCACATCGGCAGCCAGCTTACGGACATTTCTCCGATCTGCGATGCCGCAAAGATCGTAAGCGATCTGCTGCGAGAGCTGCGAGCCCTTGAGATCGATATAAAATTTTTCGACGTGGGCGGCGGCATCGGCATCCGCTACGAGGATGAAAAACAGATCGTGCTCTACGACTACGCGCAGGGGATCTTGCGCAGTCTAAGCGGGCTAGACGTCACGATCGTGTGCGAGCCAGGGCGCTTCATCGCGGGGGCTGCGGGGGTATTTCTTACCCGCGTGCTTTATGAAAAACAAAACTGCGGCAAGCGCTTCGTCATCGTTGACGGCGCGATGAACGATCTCATACGTCCGAGCCTCTACGGCGCGCACCACGCCATCGAGATCGTTAGCGCTTCGGAGGGTATAAATTTAGACGAAGCTGGCGCGAGCGAAGTAAATTTAAGCGGCAGGGGCTCGGATCAAACAAGCGGCTGCTGCGCGGATGAAAAAATTTTGGGCGGCGCAAATTTAGCCGCAGCTAGCCTCTGCGACGTCGTGGGGCCGATCTGCGAAAGCGGCGATTTTTTGGCCAAAGGCGTTAGCCTGCCTAGCCTACAAAGCGGCGATCTGCTCGCGATCAAAAGCGCCGGCGCCTACGGCTTTTCGATGTCGAGCAACTACAACACCCGCTGTCGCGCCGCCGAGGTCGCGGTTTACGACGGACAGGACCGCCTGATTAGAAAGCGCGAGAGCTTTGATGATCTAATCGCGCTCGAAAAGGATCTCGTATGA
- the hisC gene encoding histidinol-phosphate transaminase gives MKFNEFVENLSNYEAGKPIELVVREFGIRKQDVLKLASNENPFGTSEAVQEVIVQNAACAHLYPDDSMYELKGALASKFSIEPQNIIIGAGSDQIIEFALHAKLNSRRAILQAGVTFAMYGIYASHCEAKVYKTSAQEHDLAELLKIYNAHRDEISVIFLCVPNNPLGECLDAEAVYEFARSVDEDTLLVIDAAYNEFAAFKDKRKKLDPKFLIQNFKNVLYLGTFSKVYGLGGMRVGYGIAPRVIINALYKLRPPFNITTLSLAAAIAALKDEAFVQKSLQNNAAQMSRFEDFARERNLEFTPSYANFITFKLSRPIDSSELCESLLRRGIIVRNLKSYGLNAVRITIGTQGQNDRVLGALGEILSGY, from the coding sequence ATGAAATTTAATGAATTTGTAGAAAATTTAAGCAATTACGAAGCGGGCAAGCCGATCGAGCTTGTGGTGCGGGAGTTTGGTATCCGCAAGCAGGACGTGCTAAAGCTTGCCAGCAACGAAAACCCCTTCGGCACTAGTGAGGCGGTGCAGGAGGTAATCGTGCAAAATGCCGCCTGTGCGCATCTTTACCCCGATGATTCGATGTATGAGCTAAAGGGCGCGCTCGCCTCTAAATTCAGCATAGAGCCGCAAAATATCATCATCGGCGCGGGCAGCGATCAGATCATCGAGTTTGCGCTGCACGCCAAGCTCAATTCGCGCCGCGCGATACTGCAAGCGGGCGTCACTTTCGCGATGTACGGCATCTACGCAAGCCACTGCGAGGCTAAAGTTTACAAAACGAGCGCACAGGAGCACGATCTGGCTGAGCTTTTAAAAATTTATAACGCGCACAGGGATGAAATTTCGGTCATCTTTTTGTGCGTGCCGAACAATCCGCTAGGCGAGTGCTTGGATGCGGAGGCAGTGTATGAGTTCGCTCGTAGCGTGGATGAGGATACGCTTTTGGTGATCGATGCCGCATATAACGAATTTGCGGCGTTTAAAGATAAACGCAAAAAGCTCGATCCGAAATTTTTAATTCAAAATTTTAAAAACGTGCTCTATCTAGGCACCTTCTCAAAGGTTTACGGCCTGGGCGGTATGCGCGTAGGCTACGGCATCGCGCCGCGCGTAATCATAAACGCGCTTTATAAGCTACGCCCGCCTTTTAATATCACTACGCTTAGCCTCGCAGCGGCGATTGCGGCACTAAAAGACGAGGCTTTCGTGCAAAAGAGCTTGCAAAACAACGCCGCGCAGATGAGCCGCTTCGAGGATTTTGCGCGCGAGCGAAATTTAGAATTTACCCCTAGCTACGCAAATTTCATCACGTTTAAACTTAGCCGGCCGATAGATAGCAGCGAGCTTTGCGAGAGCCTTCTGCGCCGTGGCATCATCGTTAGAAATTTAAAAAGCTACGGGCTAAACGCCGTGCGTATCACGATCGGCACACAGGGGCAAAACGATCGCGTCTTGGGCGCTCTGGGAGAGATTTTGAGTGGATATTAA
- the dxs gene encoding 1-deoxy-D-xylulose-5-phosphate synthase, whose translation MDIKNKNLEELRELCTQIRARIIKVVSKNGGHLSSNMGAVELIVAMHYVFDAASDPFIFDVSHQSYAHKLLTDRWEEFGSLRQFGGISGYTKPSESKFDYFVAGHASTSISLAVGAAKAISLKREDRVPVVLIGDGSMSGGMTYEAMNELGDLRLPCIIILNDNKMSISKPIGAFSKYLSQAMAGETYQKFKSHVRELLSHAPQSATYMAKRFENSLKLIIPGMYFEELGLEYIGPVDGHNLADLISALKTAKSARKPVVVHAQTIKGKGYDKAEGYLESWHGVGPFDIQSGEFKKKSAAKSATQIYAEALLSLAAKHENVVGVTAAMPSGTGMDKLIEKFPHRFWDVAIAEPHALSSMAAMAREGFKPYVTIYSTFMQRAFDQIVHDAAIMNLSLVLAMDRAGIVGEDGETHEGVFDVSFLNAIPNVSMCAPRDEASFKRIIEYSYAHEGVLAIRYPRGSFILGCDEASAPAVELTKSVFLKRSDSAQVALIGYGNGAGRAYKTAEALEGQMEVDVVDLVFAKPLDAEFLRNLARKDKIWYVFSDNAKKGGIGEILSAFLQENEISDVKIVSFEFADIFLPHGKTADVERSLGLDIQTLTERILSDKKY comes from the coding sequence GTGGATATTAAAAACAAAAATCTAGAGGAGCTACGGGAACTCTGCACGCAGATCAGAGCGCGCATAATCAAAGTCGTGAGCAAAAACGGCGGCCATTTAAGCTCAAATATGGGCGCCGTCGAGCTCATCGTGGCGATGCACTACGTATTCGACGCCGCGAGCGATCCGTTTATCTTCGACGTAAGCCACCAAAGCTACGCACACAAGCTTCTGACGGACCGCTGGGAGGAGTTCGGCTCGCTTAGGCAGTTCGGCGGTATCAGCGGCTACACGAAGCCTAGCGAGAGTAAATTTGATTACTTCGTCGCAGGGCACGCCTCGACGTCGATCTCTTTAGCCGTGGGCGCGGCAAAAGCGATAAGCCTAAAGCGCGAAGATCGCGTGCCGGTCGTACTCATCGGCGACGGATCGATGAGCGGCGGCATGACTTATGAGGCGATGAACGAGCTCGGCGATCTGCGCCTGCCCTGCATCATCATCCTAAACGACAACAAAATGAGTATCAGCAAGCCGATCGGCGCCTTTAGCAAATATCTAAGCCAAGCGATGGCGGGCGAGACCTATCAAAAATTTAAATCCCACGTAAGAGAGCTGCTCTCCCACGCTCCGCAAAGTGCCACATACATGGCAAAGCGCTTTGAAAATTCCCTAAAGCTCATTATACCTGGGATGTATTTTGAGGAGCTGGGGCTCGAATACATCGGCCCGGTGGACGGCCATAACCTAGCCGATCTCATATCGGCGCTAAAGACGGCAAAAAGCGCACGCAAACCCGTCGTCGTGCACGCTCAAACGATCAAAGGCAAGGGGTACGACAAGGCCGAGGGCTATTTGGAGAGCTGGCACGGCGTAGGGCCTTTCGACATTCAAAGCGGAGAATTTAAGAAAAAATCCGCCGCCAAAAGTGCCACGCAAATTTATGCCGAAGCGCTTTTAAGCTTAGCCGCCAAGCATGAAAACGTCGTGGGCGTGACTGCCGCGATGCCAAGCGGCACGGGTATGGATAAGCTGATCGAGAAATTTCCGCACCGCTTCTGGGATGTAGCGATCGCAGAGCCGCATGCGCTAAGCTCGATGGCTGCGATGGCGCGCGAAGGTTTTAAGCCGTACGTTACGATATATTCGACCTTCATGCAGCGCGCGTTCGATCAGATCGTTCACGACGCGGCGATTATGAATCTAAGCTTAGTCCTTGCGATGGATCGCGCGGGCATCGTGGGCGAGGACGGCGAGACGCACGAGGGGGTCTTTGATGTGAGCTTCTTAAACGCGATCCCGAACGTCAGCATGTGCGCGCCGAGGGACGAGGCGAGCTTCAAACGGATCATCGAGTACTCCTACGCGCACGAGGGGGTTTTGGCGATCCGCTATCCGCGCGGAAGCTTTATCTTGGGCTGCGACGAGGCCAGCGCGCCTGCGGTGGAGCTTACAAAATCGGTGTTTTTAAAGCGCAGCGATAGCGCGCAAGTGGCGCTGATCGGCTACGGAAACGGCGCTGGCAGAGCGTATAAAACGGCTGAAGCGCTAGAGGGACAGATGGAGGTGGACGTCGTGGATCTAGTCTTTGCAAAGCCTTTGGACGCCGAGTTTTTGCGAAATTTGGCTCGCAAAGATAAAATTTGGTACGTCTTTAGCGACAACGCCAAAAAGGGCGGCATCGGTGAAATTTTAAGCGCATTTTTGCAAGAAAATGAAATTTCGGACGTAAAGATCGTGAGCTTTGAGTTTGCCGATATCTTTTTGCCGCACGGCAAGACCGCCGACGTGGAGCGCAGCTTGGGCTTGGATATCCAAACTCTAACCGAGCGAATATTAAGTGATAAAAAGTATTAG
- the xseA gene encoding exodeoxyribonuclease VII large subunit has protein sequence MLSVSELNAQAKTLLETSFSFVEVEGEISKFRIQSTSGHWYFTIKDASAAIDCAMFKFNAARINFIPAVGDKLIVNGKVSLYAPTGAYQIQVSNIRKSGEGELEAAFAALKQKLSKEGLFDAAHKKQLPKFAQSIAIITSAGSAAQADMLRTAQDRFALCKIDLYNALVQGEGAPASIISALRVADGKGYDAIVIARGGGSREDLWCFNDEALARAIYAAKTPVISAVGHEIDFSISDFVADHRSLTPTAAMIDLLPDICAIFQSLDGISDAFDRLIKDKISSAQNALSLAALQLKSKSIEPKISGSLAKLLNFELKFKNFIGSRLSAAEHALSAKDELLAQKAKFFEITKDLVQIQKGGKTVSLGELAAGDEFVLCSQQLSKNAKII, from the coding sequence ATGCTTAGCGTAAGCGAGTTAAACGCCCAAGCCAAGACGCTTTTGGAGACGAGCTTTAGCTTCGTCGAAGTCGAGGGCGAAATATCTAAGTTTAGAATTCAAAGCACGAGCGGACACTGGTATTTCACGATCAAAGACGCGAGCGCGGCGATCGATTGCGCGATGTTTAAATTTAACGCCGCGCGGATAAATTTTATCCCCGCCGTCGGCGATAAGCTCATCGTAAACGGCAAGGTCTCGCTATACGCCCCCACGGGCGCGTATCAGATCCAGGTCTCAAATATCCGCAAAAGCGGCGAGGGCGAGCTGGAAGCGGCATTTGCCGCGCTAAAGCAGAAGCTTAGCAAAGAGGGGCTTTTCGATGCTGCGCACAAAAAACAGCTTCCGAAATTTGCCCAAAGCATCGCGATCATCACGAGTGCGGGTTCCGCGGCGCAGGCGGATATGCTTCGCACGGCGCAGGACCGCTTCGCGCTTTGCAAGATCGATCTGTATAACGCGCTAGTGCAAGGCGAAGGCGCGCCTGCTTCGATCATAAGCGCATTGCGCGTAGCCGACGGGAAGGGCTACGATGCGATCGTCATCGCTCGCGGCGGCGGTTCGCGCGAGGATCTGTGGTGCTTCAACGACGAGGCCTTGGCGCGCGCGATCTACGCAGCCAAAACGCCCGTCATCTCGGCGGTAGGGCACGAGATCGATTTTAGTATCAGCGATTTCGTAGCCGATCACCGAAGCCTCACGCCCACCGCCGCGATGATCGATCTGCTACCCGATATTTGCGCGATCTTTCAGAGCCTAGACGGTATAAGCGACGCCTTTGATAGGCTGATAAAAGATAAAATTTCATCCGCACAAAACGCGCTGAGCCTCGCAGCTTTACAGCTTAAATCAAAATCTATCGAGCCAAAAATTTCAGGCTCGCTTGCAAAGCTTTTAAATTTCGAGCTTAAATTTAAAAACTTCATCGGCTCCAGGCTAAGCGCGGCAGAGCACGCGCTAAGCGCAAAGGACGAGCTTTTGGCGCAAAAGGCGAAATTTTTTGAGATCACCAAAGACCTCGTTCAAATCCAAAAGGGCGGTAAAACGGTGAGCTTGGGTGAGCTTGCCGCGGGCGACGAGTTCGTCCTTTGCTCGCAGCAGCTCAGCAAAAATGCAAAAATCATCTAA
- the ubiE gene encoding bifunctional demethylmenaquinone methyltransferase/2-methoxy-6-polyprenyl-1,4-benzoquinol methylase UbiE: protein MQKQEKIIKMFDEIAPTYDLANRAISFGVDVSWRKKAVELTLEKLKGRLVSIADVACGTGDMISSWRDGAAQHGVQIERIVGIDPSEGMLEVARQKFPSCEFIKATAGATTLDDASVDILSISYGIRNVVELDAALAEFNRIIKPGGSLVVLEFTKAASGGLAFKIRDFYVSKILPKIGAFISKNKEAYEYLPSSIGSFLDAASFSEKLKNAGFELRVQKGFSFDVSTLFIAEKIARKSDDA, encoded by the coding sequence GTGCAAAAACAGGAAAAAATCATAAAGATGTTTGATGAGATCGCGCCTACCTACGATCTGGCAAACCGCGCCATCAGCTTCGGCGTGGACGTTTCGTGGCGCAAAAAGGCGGTAGAGCTGACGCTTGAAAAGCTTAAAGGAAGGCTCGTGAGTATCGCCGACGTCGCGTGCGGTACGGGCGATATGATAAGCTCGTGGCGCGACGGCGCAGCGCAGCACGGCGTGCAGATCGAGCGGATCGTGGGGATAGATCCTAGCGAGGGGATGCTTGAAGTAGCTAGGCAAAAATTCCCTAGCTGCGAGTTTATCAAAGCGACCGCGGGCGCCACGACGCTAGATGATGCAAGCGTGGATATTTTAAGCATCAGCTATGGCATAAGAAACGTCGTGGAGCTGGACGCGGCGCTTGCGGAGTTTAATAGGATCATCAAACCGGGCGGATCGCTCGTGGTTTTGGAATTTACCAAAGCTGCAAGCGGCGGGCTCGCGTTTAAAATCAGAGATTTTTACGTGAGCAAAATTTTACCCAAAATCGGCGCCTTTATCTCGAAAAACAAAGAAGCCTACGAGTATCTACCAAGCTCCATCGGTAGCTTTCTAGACGCCGCGAGCTTTAGCGAAAAGCTCAAAAATGCGGGCTTTGAGCTGCGCGTACAAAAGGGCTTCAGCTTCGACGTCAGCACGCTTTTCATCGCGGAGAAAATCGCGCGGAAGAGCGACGATGCTTAG